A window of Branchiostoma floridae strain S238N-H82 chromosome 9, Bfl_VNyyK, whole genome shotgun sequence genomic DNA:
GCTGCGCACAGGGCACCAGGGGAACATCTTCTCTGTCAAGGTAAAAACTAGACGATAAGATACACTCTTGTTAGCACCAAAGTATGAATCACATATTGCAGGAAACAAAAAGTATTTTCATGTAAAGGTAAAATCCTCTCTTTCACTTTAGAGCTGTAGTTTCACTCATACTAAAGGCTTGGCAAGAAAAGGCACTTAAGCTTTCCCTGCTTTGCACTCGGCACTTTTGAGAtaggatacatgtatgtgactatGGGGGCTGAACACAACACTGCTAGTGGACTACCCTCTACTGTAGtgcctgtgtggcccaagggagAATGACATGGAGATAGGCACTGCCTTATATACCAAAAGGAAGGAATCAAACTTTCTTAAACAGAAATAGGAGAAATCTATGAGTGAAACTACAGCTCTATGGTGAAAGCCTTAGGGATGATTTTGCCTGAGTGTACTGATATTTAGTATCTGGTTAGGTGTTGATGATGCAGcttgttacagtactgcagtggaacttcctgttttgacaTCTTGTTGGAATTCTGTTCCTGTTTGCTCCCAGTTTCTCCCGAGTTCTGGAGACAGAATTGCTGCCATGGCCACAGCAAACTGTGAGGTCCACGCCCACGACATCTCTCAATTAGGTCACGGCGTCGATTTATTGCCAGGTCTCGGGTTGATTTTAAGTGTgaggttaaaaaaaatccagaGGCCCagccgtgccccaaaatagcccagtAGTCACAGGGTGTCCCATGGGGCCACATagggtttaaaaaaacaaccctTAAACTATCCAGAAGGGCCTCTTTTTCCAATGGGACCATACTATAGTAAATACTAAACTGTTGGTTTGACTCATCAATCTGTTCCACTTTGCTCCCAGTTCCTCCCGAGTTCCGGGGACAGAATTGTTGCCACGGCAGCGGCGGACTGTAAGGTTCACGTCCACGACATCAATACGAAGGAAGTCACGCAGGTTTTCACGTGCCACACAGGCAGGGTGAAGAGGCTTGCCACCGCGCCCAACGTGCCTTACATGTTCTGGAGCGCCTCAGAAGATGGGACTATCAGGTAGGGTGGTTAATGTTAAGAGTGTAACTCCGGCCACTGCTCAGTATGCATGTGCAGAGTGAGTCCTTAGTGACGCGGGACACTTATGCAAGGTCAGTCTGGGTAGGGACCCAAACTGAATACATGCTGTATGTGTTAGGAGTAcacgtgtgtacatgtatgtttgattctTTCTGTGTGAGGAGGGATACAGCCCAGTAAACAGTAGTAAACAGTAAAAACAATTgatgaaacattgaaaaaaatgtaataaaaccACAAGAAAATTAAAGCAAAGTGGCCACCTCGCCCAGCGTGCCTTACATGTTCTGCAGCGCCTCTAAAGATGGGAATATCAGGTAGGGTGGTAAACTTGTGTGATTAAACATGCCTTACATCTAATcaagctcaactggtagcatcCTCACAGTTGACCAGCATGAAGGTTTATTTAATACTATATGTTTGTTAATGATACACTAGCAATAAATATCTACCCTTTTCTTCAACAGTGTGTTGTGTAGAGCGTTTGTTGCACTGTTCTTGTTACCTTTGGGAAAATGGCAGGTTGCCcattgtgtttccagatatttgtattCAGCAGCCTCTAAGTGTGTGTGGGTTttaatgacatttggtatgtgggtaggtgttgggaagttGAAAGTCAAGGTCGTGACATTGGCATGACCTTGTGTGACCTTGTGTTCCAGGCAGTTTGACCTGCGGATGTCAGCGCGAGACGCCATGATCCTGGTGGACCTGACCCAGTACTGCGGTACCAGCGTCGAGGTCAAGTGCATCTCCATCAACCCCCGGCGCCCGGAGATCATGGCCGCGGGCGCAAACGACCCCTACATCCGGATGTACGACACGCGGGCGGTGTCCGCGCACCGGGCGAAGCACTCCGAGCGGAGAAGGGGAGGGTTTCACGGCTCGTCGGAGGCGGACTTGAACCTCCCAGCAGGCTGTGCACAGTACTATGTAGCAGGTGCGTGTACAGGACCCTGTGGGTATCACTGGCAGTAGCTGGTCCTTACTCTACAGTCCAATTTACTGTAAGTtatgaaattgatttttttgttgaccggacaaaaaaacagacctgaaaaaaatcagtggagcTTGCTGCTCCATGTGAAAATAACAAGAAGGAAGTAGattttactactgtaacagtttctaCTGTCAAATTTACAGAGACAGTTAGTTTCCTTGGCCTTTCAGTTCTTACTGTGAGACTCCTAACCTCTTGTTTTCTGCCTATTGGCATCTCTTCATGAAACAGAGCGACACCCATCACTCTTCCATTACTAGTAGACTTCAGCATTTTTTGTTATCCCTAAATAAGATTGATGGATGTACCTCAAAACGTCAGGAAGTAAATCTCcgatttttatccagttgttgaGATTGAATTGCCattttaaatattgtttacctgcatGTCTAATCTTCATATTGAATTGCCCTTAAATACATCTCCGTTGTTCCCCAGGCCATCTCCCCATGAAACAGAGCGACTACCAGAGAAGGTTCCGGACTGTGTTGTTACTAATGTGTAACTGTTGCCATCTACATATAAGCTTTAAGATTGCAAGTAACCATCTATGGTCCACAGCATCTAACCTGCTCtaacataaaatgtattttgttgttccCCAGGCCATCTCCCGATGAAACAGAGTGACTACCAGAGAAGGTTCCGGACTGTGTTGTTACTAATGTGTTGTTGCCATCTACATATAAGCTTTAAGATTGCAAGTAACCATCTATGGTCCACAGCATCTAACCTGCTCtaacataaaatgtatttgttgtttcCCAGGGCATCTCCCCATGAAACAGAGCGACTACCAGAGAAGGTTCCGGACAGTGTCATTACTAATGTGTTGTTACCATCTAATGTTTAAGTCCATCTACTGTCCTCAGCATCCAACCTGCTCtaacataaaatgtatttgttgttcCCCAGGCCATCTCCCCATGAAACAGAGCGACTACCAGAGAAGGTTCCGGACGCTCGTCTCCACGTACGTCACGTTCAGCCCCGACGGGAACGAGCTCCTGGTCAACCTGGGAGGGGAGCAGGTCTACCTTTTTGACGTCGTCCGGCCGCGAAAGCCGCACAGGTTCCAGCTAGGTGACTACATGCCTGCGACGACGCTACAGCCTCATGACAATGGAGTTGTCAGTAAAGGTGGGTTTGATACAGGTAAAATAAGGTAAAGGTACTTAGATTTACCTTAGATCCCATAGATTTACCTTTTTGATGTTGTCGGGCTGAAAAGACCACACAGGTTTCAGCCTGGGGACTACATGCCTTCGACGACGCTACAGCCTCATGACAATGGGGTGGTCAGTAAAGGTGGGTTTAAGTATAGGATCATCAGATCTTGGGTTTCTTATATAAAATAAGGTAAAGCCAGGTAAATAAAAGGTACTAGTCTACCTGTTCGACGTCGTTCGGCCGAGAAAGCCGCACAGGTTCCAGCTGGGAGACTACATGCCTGCCACAACGCTACAACCACATGACAATGGGGTGGTCAGTAAAGGTGGGTTTCATATAGATAAAATAAAGTAAAGTTAAATAAAAGGTACTAGTAGTCCCATAGGTCTACTTTTTCGATGTCGTCCGGCTGCGAAAGCCACACAGGTTTCAACTGGGAGACTACATGCCTGCGACTACGCTACAGCCTCATGACAACGGGGTGGTCAGTAAAGGTGGGTTTCACACATGGtgggagtgaggaaagttgtgtatcGCACCTTTTATAACAATATAtataagggcacaacatcatagCATGTCAGGAGATTCAAATCCGTGACCTCCCGGTCCTGGGCCAGCTGGTGCACTGTTCACTTTTCACCACTTGTTAAATACACTGTATCATTTCTGCTGTGTTCCCAGCTCACCATGCTGCGGCCCATGCAGCAGCCAGCACCAGTAACGGGGTCACCAACGGCATCGCTGCCAAACTGCACCACACCAATGGCTTCAGCCTGCTGGAGGGCAAGCAGCAACCCAGGTAAGCTCCAGTCTATAACCCACGGTAACACTGACCCACAGTAACACCCACACCAACGGCATCGCTGCCAAACTGCACCACACCAACGGTTTCAGCCTGCTGGAGGGCAAGCAGCAACCGAGGTAAGCAGTAACCCAGGTAACCCATAGTAACACTGACACTTACCCATGGTAACACTGACCCACGGTAACACCCACACCAACGGCATTGCCGCCAAACTTCACCACACCAACGGCTTCGCCCTACTGGAAGGCAAGCAGCAACCCAGGTAAGCAAGCAACCCAGGTAACCCATAGTAGCCCACTGACACTAGTACTGACCCACAGTTACACAGTAACCCACACCAACGGCTTCAGCCTGCTGCAGGGCAAGCAGCAACCCAGGTAACCCATAATAAAACTGACACTGTCCCACGGTAACACTGACACTAACTCACACCAATGGCTTCAGCCTGTTGGAGGGCAAGCTCCAATCCACGATAAAATGATAACCCATAGAAACACAATATTAGCCCATGGTATCACTTGATTACACCAACCCACGGTAACACTGACACTAACCCATGGTAGCTGTCTCTGAAAAATTGATTTTACTTTTCCAGGACGTCCCTGAAGCCAGTGGGAAACCTCCCTCCCAGAGCAGAAGCCCTGAAACTCCGCGCCAACGAGGTGTTCTGTCGTCAGCAGTTTTCCCTGGCCATTGCCCTGTACAACCAGGCTATCCAGCTGGCACCCAACTCTGGGATTCTGTATGGCAACAGGGCAGCTGCCTACATGAAGAGGGGATGGTAGGTTATACCTACATGATGTGCATACATTTGAGCACTGTAGCCTTCATAAGTTTAAATCCTGGCTGTGTCGCTCTAGCTGGGAGTCCAGCCTTTGTTAGCTTTGGTTCCACCCCCAACACACGCTACCTCTTTGCTTACTCGACATAAGACTggacgttaagccatggtcTACTGTTCATTATGCTTGTTGAAAGTAATATTCAAATTTCCCTTATAACATGAACCTGTAAATAGTGTACATGAATATCTACCTTCTCTGTAACATCTGGTGGAAAGTACTGTTTTTAGTTCTTCAATGAGCTGAACTGGTTAGAGATCACCTTCACTATCACAAAGGCATCTGTTCAGCACTGTTGTTAACTTGTTTGCGTTTACCATTTATGTTTCCTGTTTGTGTTAAATGTTTGTGTTTACTATTTTGTGTTTAGGGATGGAGACATCTATTCAGCACTGCGAGACTGTCACACGGCTCTGTCCATCGACCCCAACCATATCAAGGCACACTTCCGGCTAGCGAGGTAACGAGCACTGTTCCTGGCATTGTTGAACTCCTCAACAAActcttacctaacgttactctAGTCAGTATTTCAACTCGCACTGTTCTTATATCTTCCTGATGTTTTATAATCTTGCaaagttttatacatgtacatctatgtcAATTTTAAATTATTCATTAACGGAATCCTTataatgttgatgtttttaATAAACCAGTCTGCTGCTACTACTGCCTTTtgtggaaatggtcagatgtttcataTCAACTCAAAGCTAGCATTTAAAAACTGCTCTgactccaacaagatctctccagtgtcaccaACAAAAGACaacggatgttgtctgaaacgtctgaccactggcgtatcttattacctggctggatgtctaaccttcatcaacgtactACAAtgctactactaccactactactactactactactactacctctgctactacaatgtattactACAACTACTTCTACCCCTACAGGTGTCTACATGAGCTCCAGTGGACTAAAGAGTCGCTTGACTGCCTGAACCAGTTCCGTGGTCGGTTCCCGGAGCACGCACACAGTCAGGCATGCGATATGCTCGACAAGGACATCAAGGCCTCGCTCTTCTCTAAGTCTGACCATGGTAAGGAGTTACAGGAACAGTAAACATGCTTCCCTACCCCATAACCAATGTATATTCGGTGTCAAACGGCTACCGTAGGAAGAGAGTAACACAGTCAGGCCTGTGATATGCTCGACAAGGACATCAAGGCCTCGCTCTTCTCCAAGTCGGATCATGGTAAGGAGTTGCAGGAACAGTAAACATGCTTCCCTACCCCATAACCAATGTATATTCGGTGTCAAACGGCTACCGTAGGAAGAGAGTAACACAGTCAGGCCTGCGACATGCTCGACAAGGACATCAAGGCCTCCCTCTTCTCTAAGTCTGACCATGGTAAGGAGTTACAGGAACAGCAAACATGCTTCCCTACCACATAACCAATGTATATTCGGTGTCAAACGGCTACCGTAGGAAGAGAGTAGCACAGTCAGGCCTGCGACATGCTTGACAAGGACATCAAGGCCTCGCTCTTCTCCAAGTCTGACCATGGTAAGGAGTTACAGGAACAGCAAACATGCTTCCCTACCACATAACCAATGTATATTCGGTGTCAAACGGCTACCGTAGGAAGAGAGTAGCACAGTCAGGCCTGCAATATGCTCGAGGGCTTGGCAAGGACATCAAGGCCTCGCTCTTCTCTAAATCTGACCATGGTAAGGAGTTACAGGAACAGTAAACATGCTTCCCTACCCCATAACCAATGTATATTTCGGTGTTAACGGCTATCATAGGAAGAGAGTAGCACAGTCAGGCCTGCGACATGCTCGACAATGACATCAAGGCCTCGCTCTTCTCTAAGTCTGACCATGGTAAGGCAGAGGAACTGACCATGATAAGGCATACCTGGGTCATGATATCATGCAATATGGGTGTTAACTTGggcttctactgttatcacatgGGCCTATATAGAATCATTCGAACACACTTCAAGTGTGCCAAGTGCAACACTGTTAAAAATTGGAATACTACATCTGGCATTGcagttgttacaatttttgctCAAGGGTatgaaattttctcaacttgtGGCACATTTTACATTGAAACGTGTATTTCTCTGGTGGGTATGACAATATGTAAATACCAGCTGTCCCGCTGTTGTATTTATACGTACTGACCAAGGCAAGGCAAGGCTCGAATAATGACCATGCTTTGCATGACCTCTAGGAAAGGACCCAACAAACTTACGGAGAAGAGGGATATGCAAGCCATTAGGAGTTAGACAAGAAATTAAAGATTGTTAATTAGTATGGATTTCTAAGACATCCGGCTTTGTAAATCACTATGTTTGCTCTTTATACAGATGAAGATAAAAGTACAAAATCCGACACATCGCCCAACCGGAGGAGACAAGGGGATGCTGTGTCCGAAGCAGAGAAGACGCTACGGGAAAACTCCTTAGACTACGAGACAAGATTCTGTGGGCACTGTAACACTACCACAGACATTAAGGAGGCCAACTTCTTTGGAAAGTAAGTAGTCAGAATGATTTTCACATTGTTGAAAAGCGGCCATATGGTCAAAGAAGAAATTGTGGTGAAAAAAGACTTTAAATTCGACTGAATTGAACTTTCTCATTTTATTTCCTAACAGTGGTCACGAAATTTATAT
This region includes:
- the LOC118423377 gene encoding WD and tetratricopeptide repeats protein 1-like, which translates into the protein MADTNITRLAGQRETGDRARLRFERSLQVCPPWVQRMGLEAELSGHSGCVNCLEWNEQGNLLASGSDDLNAIIWQPLVHKQLCLLRTGHQGNIFSVKFLPSSGDRIVATAAADCKVHVHDINTKEVTQVFTCHTGRVKRLATAPNVPYMFWSASEDGTIRQFDLRMSARDAMILVDLTQYCGTSVEVKCISINPRRPEIMAAGANDPYIRMYDTRAVSAHRAKHSERRRGGFHGSSEADLNLPAGCAQYYVAGHLPMKQSDYQRRFRTLVSTYVTFSPDGNELLVNLGGEQVYLFDVVRPRKPHRFQLGDYMPATTLQPHDNGVVSKAHHAAAHAAASTSNGVTNGIAAKLHHTNGFSLLEGKTSLKPVGNLPPRAEALKLRANEVFCRQQFSLAIALYNQAIQLAPNSGILYGNRAAAYMKRGWDGDIYSALRDCHTALSIDPNHIKAHFRLARCLHELQWTKESLDCLNQFRGRFPEHAHSQACDMLDKDIKASLFSKSDHDEDKSTKSDTSPNRRRQGDAVSEAEKTLRENSLDYETRFCGHCNTTTDIKEANFFGNNGQYIVAGSDDGSFFMWEKKTTNIVRVLRGDDSIVNCLQPHPSHCLLATSGIDPVVRLWSPRPEDGSNEERLVEEMESAALANQKRMNADPLEVMLLNMGYRITGISEGSDDEAGDGPAQCRPS